Within Haematobia irritans isolate KBUSLIRL chromosome 2, ASM5000362v1, whole genome shotgun sequence, the genomic segment TGATgctctattgaatttggatcatgACATCGGTCATATTTATAACTGGGCTAGCAGAAATAACTTGTCCATTAATGTCAGTAAAACAAAGATCATGGCTTTTGAAAATCCCCGCCAGCCGATCACACTGAGAGATATGGTGATCCAAGACAATTTAATTAGTTTTAGTGACTCCATTATTTCTCTTGGGTTTCACATTGACCATAGACTTAAATTCGATTTCCATATAGCCAAGATATGTTCAAAAGTTAACTTCGTACTGAAGAAACTATATAATTTGAACGTTATTCTCCCGCTTCCTGTGAAACGAATGCTGGCGCATTCactacttatgccacatattttATACGGTGtagaggtttatatggggtcaagTAGATCAAGTTTGTCTAAACTTACTTCATGTTTCCATTCTCTGCTTCGTTTTGTATTCGGTAAAAACTGTAGACACAACTATTCACGCTTTGCTAATGAATTTCTGGGATGCTCGTTTGAGCGTTATCTTGATATTCGATGTCTTTGTTTTCTTTATGGTGTTTTGAAATCAGGTAAACCAGCATATCTTATATCTTATTTCCGGTTCTTGAGTACAACAAGGACCACTCAAATACGCATTGAGCATTTCAACCATAATATTCTGGAGCGCTCGTTTGCAATTCGAGTTACGAGACTGTGGAACTCCTTACCTCAAAACATAAAGCAATTATCGAATAGTGTtcatgttttcaaaaaaaagttaatatcCCATTTTTCTCACGAAGCTTAGCAGTTTAGTCATTGACAATCTCTGTCTCACActtattcattatttttttagaaatgtgcATTGAGGAGTTTGCtagatttttaagtttttttatagttttagaaTTTTTCGTGTTAGTGCCTTAGCAATTTTTGATGtatgtaattaatattttaaatctcATTATTGCTCTACTTTATATATCTATCAACATATGGCCCATGGGGGCtcagtttgattaaataaataaatatactatatactattttcataattattctTTATTAGCattgtatttttaattaaatcctgTTAAACGTAGTCATTTGAATGAgagatttcaagaaaatttcggAGATTTCGGACATGAACATTCGCTCGTTATGCAATCTATCCCCGCCTGATAGGGGGAGAGTGTAGCGATGGGTTCTTCTTTTATGTGACTAATAACTTATCGAACCGCCCACGCATCTATCGAAACATACCTGATATCTGTACAAAACATTGGCATCAGTCAGGGATTTCGCCAATTGGACCCCATGGATATAAGGTGCCGTTGAGTCGGCCAACCCGTGTATTAGGAAAAATGAATGGGATTTAATGAGCCTCGCTCTTTGCGTCGCATCAGCTTCCACATATCCTTTATAGTTTTCAGCTGGTAGACCGAGAATTCGTTCTGTAAATGCTGAATCTGCAAAAAAAGATTCAAATGACAAATTAAATCACCTCAACAGGGTCGGCTCAACTTACTGTAGTAAAGCCAATCGGCGATTGGCGATATGGCTATGCCACACTTAAAGACATCCTGTTGGGTGCCCAACACCATAGAGGTAACATAGCCACCATAACCCCAACCCCAAATACCGACACGTGTTTCATCTAAAAAACTTATAGTGTCCAGGAGATATCTGcaacaaaaaatattccaaagatCAAATTAAAACGATGAGAGCAGTGTTGGAATGGGACACTTACCGTATGACAGATATTTGATCTTGCACTTCAACGCCACCTAGGCGCCGATAAAGTGATTTCTTACTCTGACCCTTGGCCCCTCGGACATCGAGGCGTATATAGATGACATCATTGCGCGACGACATATATGTGCCCCAGTCCACACGAAATCTTTCGGACACCGACTCAGATCCAGGTCGTCCATTGCTGTTGTAACAGACAAAGAGGGAATTAGAGTAGGTAGAACAGTGAATACTAGAATTTTGAACTTACACTTCAACAACCACTGGAAAAGCAGCATCTCTTAACTCTTCTCGCCAGCTAGGTGGCAGCAATAATTGCACTTGAGCCCTACTGCCATGGGGCAGAGATATTTCGAATGACCTTTGCGTAGGCAAGGCCAATTTCTTCAATCGATCAGTGTAGGAAAGTCTCGTATCATAGAGCACTTTAACCAGGCTATGCGTTTTGGAAGCGTGTACACCCGATACGGGTAAACCAGGGCCCTGGCAATCCAggatataaaatgaaattccaGATTGCGTGGCAACGGAAGACTTGGGCGCCAGGAAGGCATCGAAGTGAGAGCAATTCAAATAATAATATCGACTGCTCCAAAGTGCCTCGCCTAAATCGCAAGTAATACAATTAGGCTCCGTCCTGGAAATGAACGTGTATCATTAGTGATAGTACAGAGGCAGGCATGTTGGGGAACTTACTTTCGATTGTCATCGTTGACGGGATCTCTCACAGTGTACAGGTGACGTTGGCCGGGTTTTTTGTCTTTGGTGCCCAGATAGTACACCAAATGATTAGCTGTGTCCCAGCAAAGTATTTTCAATACCTATAATAAGCAATGTTATTACGATCAAGATAAGAGGAAAATCGTGGGGAGAGCGAGATAATGCTGATCTTACATACCTCATATCGTCCATGAGATATGACCGATATTCTCTGTTGTTCAATAGTCACATGCTTTATGTGAGTGAAATGCTCCGTTCCTGATTCTTGTACACTGGCCAGAATCAGAAAACTGTTACCGTCCGGAGCAAAGACAGGATGAGGCAGTACATCAAGCCATTCGTCTTCTGGTGCTCGTTCTGCATGAATCTGCTCGAGAGAAGGTAAAACTGAGATATTTGATCTTAGCAAAACTTAACAAGACCCCGCTTACCTCGGAACACTCCCAATTCTGATCGACGAAGCAGGTCGATATGACGCTGTAATTCTGTGATCGCATCATATACACCACGGAGACCTGGTCGTTTTTATCGGTAACCCAACCAGCTGATGTCAGGTAGTAATCACTGAAACAATACAAATACGTTTATCATAAGAAATCTGAGATGTTCTACGTAAGGAAGCTTTTAAGAtataagcagggctgtggagttgaGCAAATTTCGCTCGACTCCGATAGCCggcttttgccaaaataaattcgtacaaacatacctctttcctttgccaccgtcaaatcgatgatttgacggtgagatatgtttgtacgaatttatttcggcaaaagccggctatcatgtgaaaccttttttcggaatgttcaaatgtggtttacttttgggtttagtgaactgcctgaatttgttctgataattggttgatagttttgctgcaagtagaggatgctgatgaggaatgtggtaattccgaaacatgcgtccatccaaccatcttgcgcagggtataaatatgggaaatatgtataatattaataatgtttaggcattttttcaaaaatgcatttatgattcatcagtcgagtcatttttataagttttcgtcttagcagtgagtatcaatgagcatcagtaagaaataacattttgagaaaatttcctatagaaataaaattttgagaaaatttgctatagaaataaaattttaaaattttatttttgagaaaatttgctagaaataaaattttgagaaaattttctataggaataaaattttgagaaaattttctatagaaatacaatgttgacaaaattttctatagaaataaaatttcgaccaaaatatctataggaataacattttgacaaaattgtttatagaaataaactttttaacaaaattttctattgaaataaaatattgacaaaactttctatagaaataaaattttgactaaattttttaaagaaataaaaatt encodes:
- the LOC142225647 gene encoding dipeptidyl peptidase 4 — translated: MHANMTSDKSGGGGSWRLPPDETLQIQDPKQKDQDLDLDEGHNWRSIIFSLLVISFVIAGIITAIYLLGYVDELLYWSGRRMILDEYLQGDLTPSRLQPSWVTTKKYVFQADDGGLSVLDTANDKVTILATNHTLRQLNVQGYECSNDLRYVLFRHNVKKIFKKSFNAFYTIYDVDNDHHMPVKLKDSPKVQRTRLQYATWLGNTTSLIIVADNDIYIRQSPADEEDLRITFTGYQNLFYNGVPDWLYQEEIFNEPQAIWPSQDGTHFMYASFNDSNVGMMTYPWLASGAVITGTGVSAGSSFPETKNVRYPTPGTANPEVKLWIVNITNITDIQHIQLKPPPSLEEHDYYLTSAGWVTDKNDQVSVVYMMRSQNYSVISTCFVDQNWECSEIHAERAPEDEWLDVLPHPVFAPDGNSFLILASVQESGTEHFTHIKHVTIEQQRISVISHGRYEVLKILCWDTANHLVYYLGTKDKKPGQRHLYTVRDPVNDDNRKTEPNCITCDLGEALWSSRYYYLNCSHFDAFLAPKSSVATQSGISFYILDCQGPGLPVSGVHASKTHSLVKVLYDTRLSYTDRLKKLALPTQRSFEISLPHGSRAQVQLLLPPSWREELRDAAFPVVVEVNGRPGSESVSERFRVDWGTYMSSRNDVIYIRLDVRGAKGQSKKSLYRRLGGVEVQDQISVIRYLLDTISFLDETRVGIWGWGYGGYVTSMVLGTQQDVFKCGIAISPIADWLYYNSAFTERILGLPAENYKGYVEADATQRARLIKSHSFFLIHGLADSTAPYIHGVQLAKSLTDANVLYRYQTYADEDHELEGVLEHVYSSMEHYFSECLSLDPDDTKPNLDQIVPAE